One genomic segment of bacterium includes these proteins:
- a CDS encoding pyridoxamine 5'-phosphate oxidase, producing the protein MSKTQREAFLMDLHVGIISIERQDAAPLCVPIWYDYTPEKGLWVLTGEDSQKGRALAAAGRFSLCAQTEVPPYQYVSVEGAITETRPGERERDSRPMAHRYLGKEFGDQYVANSGNDESVVFVMAPERWRTVDYSKLGS; encoded by the coding sequence ATGAGCAAGACCCAACGCGAGGCCTTCCTGATGGATCTGCACGTCGGGATCATCAGCATCGAACGCCAGGATGCTGCGCCCCTATGCGTTCCCATCTGGTACGACTACACGCCGGAAAAAGGCCTTTGGGTACTTACCGGCGAGGATTCCCAGAAGGGCCGGGCCCTGGCAGCCGCCGGGCGCTTCTCGCTATGCGCCCAGACGGAGGTTCCGCCCTATCAGTATGTGAGTGTCGAGGGTGCCATCACCGAAACCCGTCCCGGTGAACGCGAACGGGATTCCCGCCCGATGGCTCATCGCTACCTCGGCAAGGAATTTGGCGATCAGTACGTGGCGAACTCCGGAAATGACGAAAGCGTCGTCTTCGTCATGGCACCGGAGCGATGGCGCACGGTCGACTACTCGAAGCTCGGGAGCTGA